The Tripterygium wilfordii isolate XIE 37 chromosome 17, ASM1340144v1, whole genome shotgun sequence genome has a window encoding:
- the LOC119982089 gene encoding ketol-acid reductoisomerase, chloroplastic-like isoform X2 — translation MAAATSYTSTARFSSFKFNALTLKGPATPAGVSLGSLSSSFKPLKPLRASCCVGGGNGSALRVSMTTDSVKAKPLTSLDFETSVFKKEKVTLAGHDEYIVRGGRDLFPLLPDAFKGIKQIGVIGWGSQGPAQAQNLRDSLAEAKSDVIVKIGLRKGSRSFADACAAGFTEENGTLGDIWETISGSDLVLLLNSDAAQADNYGKVFSHMKPNSILGLSHGFLIWHLQSIGLDFPKNISVITVCPMGMGPSVRRLYVQDKEINGAGINASFAVHKDVDGRATDVALGWSVALGSPFTFATTLEQEYKSDIFGERGILLGAVDGIVESLFRRFTEHGMSEEMAYKNTVECITGSISRTISTQGMLAVYNSLSEEGKRDFEIVYSASYYPLMDTLYECYEDIACGSEIRSVVLAGRRFYEKDGLPAFRMQKIDETRMWEVGQRVRSVRPAGDLGPLYPFTAGVYVALMMAQIEILRKKGHSYPEIINESVIESVDSLSPFMHARGLSFMDDNCSTTTRLGSGKWARRFDYILTEQALVAVDNGTPVDGSLISKFLSDHVHGAIEANAQSICSEQNNGGIASISRSLPYADRVIEILKIAILLAILFCY, via the exons ATGGCGGCGGCTACCTCTTATACCTCTACTGCTCGATTTTCATCATTCAAATTCAATGCCTTAACCTTAAAAGGCCCAGCTACTCCTGCTGGCGTCAGTTTGGGGTCCCTCTCCTCGAGCTTCAAGCCCTTGAAACCCCTGAGAGCAAGCTGCTGCGTTGGAGGTGGAAATGGCTCGGCCCTCAGAGTCAGCATGACAACTGATTCCGTGAAGGCGAAGCCACTGACTTCGCTGGACTTCGAGACCTCTGTATTTAAGAAAGAGAAGGTCACCCTTGCCGGTCATGACGAG TACATTGTGAGGGGAGGGAGGGATTTATTCCCTTTGCTGCCAGATGCATTCAAGGGGATTAAGCAGATTGGAGTTATTGGTTGGGGTTCCCAG GGACCTGCTCAAGCCCAGAACTTAAGGGATTCTCTTGCTGAGGCTAAGTCTGATGTTATTGTGAAG ATTGGACTAAGAAAGGGCTCGCGTTCATTTGCTGATGCTTGTGCTGCTGGTTTTACTGAAGAAAATGGGACTTTGGGTGACATCTGGGAAACTATTTCTGGAAGTGATCTTGTGTTGCTGTTGAACTCTGATGCTGCACAG GCTGATAACTATGGAAAAGTATTCTCCCACATGAAGCCGAATAGCATACTTGGGCTTTCCCATGGATTTCTTATTTGGCATTTACAGTCAATAGGACTGGATTTCCCGAAGAATATTAGTGTTATCACTGTGTGTCCCATGGGAATGGGTCCATCTGTGAGGAGGCTTTACGTTCAAGACAAAGAGATCAATGGTGCGGGAATCAATGCCAGTTTTGCAGTCCACAAG GATGTAGATGGTAGAGCTACAGATGTCGCCTTGGGGTGGTCAGTGGCCCTTGGTTCTCCTTTTACATTTGCGACTACATTGGAGCAGGAGTACAAGAGTGACATTTTTGGGGAGCGG GGCATTTTACTTGGTGCTGTTGATGGAATTGTGGAATCATTATTCAGAAGATTCACTGAACATGGAATGAGTGAAGAAATGGCTTACAAGAACACTGTTGAATGCATAACGGGAAGTATATCAAGGACCATCTCAACTCAG GGCATGTTGGCTGTTTACAATTCGTTGTCAGAAGAAGGGAAGAGGGATTTTGAGATTGTGTACAGTGCATCATATTATCCACTTATGGACACCTTGTACGAGTGCTATGAAGATATAGCTTGTGGTAGTGAGATCCGCAGTGTTGTACTAGCCGGACGCCGCTTTTAT GAAAAGGATGGTCTTCCAGCTTTCCGAATGCAGAAGATCGATGAGACAAGAATGTGGGAAGTTGGTCAACGAGTCAGATCAGTACGGCCAGCAGGTGATCTGGGGCCATTGTACCCCTTCACAGCTGGAGTCTATGTGGCGCTAATGATGGCTCAG ATTGAGATCTTAAGAAAGAAAGGCCATTCATATCCTGAGATCATCAATGAGAGTGTGATCGAGTCGGTGGACTCTTTGAGTCCTTTTATGCATGCTCGTGGGCTTTCTTTTATGGATGACAACTGCTCAACAACAACAAGATTGGGATCGGGGAAGTGGGCTCGACGTTTCGATTACATCCTTACTGAACAAGCCTTGGTGGCCGTGGACAATGGTACCCCTGTTGACGGTTCTCTCATTAGCAAGTTCTTATCAGATCATGTGCATGGAGCCATTGAAGCCAATGCCCAGTCTATATGTTCCGAGCAGAATAATGGTGGAATCGCCTCCATCTCAAGATCACTGCCATACGCGGACAGAGTCATTGAAATCCTTAAAATAGCGATTTTATTGGCAATTTTATTTTGcta ctaa
- the LOC119982769 gene encoding uncharacterized protein LOC119982769, with protein MALSVQAQSLSYLSTVKITPNIHERTVSRRRDSVVVRMAATSSEVAGGYEEGQLERPKWAGETPLSRFVQALISFKPLYSILKFGSRQVFISTAEKKDIPWRDMTREILESDVYKELESVQNPSVIYPDYYLNPFHAYEEGNLSWLAAAEAEVATMSMAMRAIPDASSLDEANQIVRGNWLQAIDQHHLQYSGNSGIKDILDIGCSVGVSTRFLADKFPSAKVTGLDLSPYFLSVAQFKEKRATRENPITWIHANGEDTGLLSKSFDLVSIALVFHECPERAIVSILKEAYRLLRPGGTIALTDNSPKSKILQIMEKEHKVPDDQESDEIEALEIVLFQVSECYVYLIPPRKSSASYRADEWNVNKWAWEGTLKVISKGEECIIRLDDKTTGELYARAFLREGEPHPVEPVIDSSRYFVLRIEESFDGRIRHAFIGIGFRERTEAYDFQAALHDHMKYLDKKKTAEEMEQHFQHTSSADYSLKEGETLVLQLKTKSGRSTKSKFCEQEMSNLSLEEKGDRKEPVISIKPPPPPPGPLSPAAAQDSPSKVPAEDSAPDASKEGSIEQRPLENKLDIPDDDFGDFQAAG; from the exons ATGGCCTTGTCTGTACAAGCCCAAAGTCTCTCTTATTTATCTACAGTAAAAATTACTCCTAACATCCATGAAAGAACAGTATCAAGAAGAAGAGATTCAGTGGTTGTTAGGATGGCTGCGACTTCTTCTGAGGTGGCTGGAGGTTATGAAGAGGGACAGCTTGAACGGCCCAAGTGGGCTGGTGAGACACCTCTCTCTCGCTTTGTTCAAGCTCTCATTTCCTTCAAGCCTCTTTATTCTATACTCAAGTTTGGTTCCAGACAAGTTTTTATCAG TACAGCAGAGAAGAAGGACATTCCATGGAGAGACATGACAAGGGAGATTCTGGAATCTGATGTTTATAAGGAGTTAGAGAGTGTGCAGAACCCTTCAGTTATATACCCAGATT ATTATCTAAATCCTTTTCATGCATATGAAGAGGGCAACCTCTCATGGCTG GCTGCAGCAGAAGCAGAGGTTGCAACAATGTCGATGGCGATGCGAGCAATACCTGATGCTTCTTCACTGGACGAAGCCAATCAGATAGTGCGTGGGAATTGGCTTCAAGCAATCGATCAACACCATTTACAGTATTCAGGGAATTCTGGGATCAAAGATATTTTAGATATTGGATGCTCTGTTGGTGTGAGCACTAGATTTCTTGCTGACAAATTTCCTTCTGCTAAAGTAACT GGCTTGGATCTATCACCTTACTTTCTTTCCGTAGCGCAATTCAAGGAAAAAAGAGCCACGAGAGAGAATCCAATTACCTGGATACATGCCAATGGCGAAGACACAGGCCTTCTGTCCAAATcatttgaccttgtctccattGCTCTAGTG TTTCATGAATGTCCTGAAAGAGCAATTGTTAGTATCCTAAAGGAAGCATATCGCCTGCTTCGACCTGGAGGCACTATTGCTTTGACAGATAATTCG CCCAAATCAAAAATCCTTCAG ATCATGGAGAAAGAGCATAAGGTGCCAGATGATCAGGAGAGCGATGAAATTGAGGCTCTAGAGATCGTTCTATTTCAAGTTTCTGAATGTTATGTCTATTTG ATCCCACCCAGGAAAAGTTCTGCATCTTACag GGCTGATGAGTGGAATGTCAACAAATGGGCATGGGAGGGAACATTAAAAGTCATTAGCAAAGGAGAAGAATGCATTATTAGGCTTGACGATAAAACTACTGGTGAGCTGTATGCACGGGCTTTTTTGAGGGAAGGAGAGCCGCATCCAGTGGAACCTGTAATAGATAGCAGCAG GTATTTTGTTCTTCGAATAGAGGAGAGCTTTG ATGGTCGCATTCGCCATGCATTTATTGGAATTGGTTTTCGAGAAAGAACAGAGGCATATGACTTCCAAGCGGCTTTGCATGACCATATGAA aTACCTGGACAAGAAGAAAACTGCTGAAGAGATGGAACAACATTTTCAGCATACATCCTCTGCTGACTATAGTTTGAAAGAAGGGGAAACCCTCGTGCTTCAGTTAAAAACT AAAAGTGGCCGCAGCACAAAGTCAAAGTTTTGTGAGCAGGAAATGAGCAATCTCTCGTTGGAAGAGAAGGGTGACCGCAAAGAGCCTGTAATTAGTATcaaaccaccaccacctcctccaggACCACTTTCTCCCGCTGCCGCACAAGATTCTCCGTCCAAAGTGCCAGCGGAAGACAGTGCACCAGATGCAAGCAAGGAAGGCTCTATAGAACAACGTCCTCTTGAGAACAAACTAGATATACCAGATGACGATTTCGGGGATTTTCAAGCGGCAGGCTGA
- the LOC119982089 gene encoding ketol-acid reductoisomerase, chloroplastic-like isoform X1 has protein sequence MAAATSYTSTARFSSFKFNALTLKGPATPAGVSLGSLSSSFKPLKPLRASCCVGGGNGSALRVSMTTDSVKAKPLTSLDFETSVFKKEKVTLAGHDEYIVRGGRDLFPLLPDAFKGIKQIGVIGWGSQGPAQAQNLRDSLAEAKSDVIVKIGLRKGSRSFADACAAGFTEENGTLGDIWETISGSDLVLLLNSDAAQADNYGKVFSHMKPNSILGLSHGFLIWHLQSIGLDFPKNISVITVCPMGMGPSVRRLYVQDKEINGAGINASFAVHKDVDGRATDVALGWSVALGSPFTFATTLEQEYKSDIFGERGILLGAVDGIVESLFRRFTEHGMSEEMAYKNTVECITGSISRTISTQGMLAVYNSLSEEGKRDFEIVYSASYYPLMDTLYECYEDIACGSEIRSVVLAGRRFYEKDGLPAFRMQKIDETRMWEVGQRVRSVRPAGDLGPLYPFTAGVYVALMMAQIEILRKKGHSYPEIINESVIESVDSLSPFMHARGLSFMDDNCSTTTRLGSGKWARRFDYILTEQALVAVDNGTPVDGSLISKFLSDHVHGAIEANAQSICSEQNNGGIASISRSLPYADRVIEILKIAILLAILFCY, from the exons ATGGCGGCGGCTACCTCTTATACCTCTACTGCTCGATTTTCATCATTCAAATTCAATGCCTTAACCTTAAAAGGCCCAGCTACTCCTGCTGGCGTCAGTTTGGGGTCCCTCTCCTCGAGCTTCAAGCCCTTGAAACCCCTGAGAGCAAGCTGCTGCGTTGGAGGTGGAAATGGCTCGGCCCTCAGAGTCAGCATGACAACTGATTCCGTGAAGGCGAAGCCACTGACTTCGCTGGACTTCGAGACCTCTGTATTTAAGAAAGAGAAGGTCACCCTTGCCGGTCATGACGAG TACATTGTGAGGGGAGGGAGGGATTTATTCCCTTTGCTGCCAGATGCATTCAAGGGGATTAAGCAGATTGGAGTTATTGGTTGGGGTTCCCAG GGACCTGCTCAAGCCCAGAACTTAAGGGATTCTCTTGCTGAGGCTAAGTCTGATGTTATTGTGAAG ATTGGACTAAGAAAGGGCTCGCGTTCATTTGCTGATGCTTGTGCTGCTGGTTTTACTGAAGAAAATGGGACTTTGGGTGACATCTGGGAAACTATTTCTGGAAGTGATCTTGTGTTGCTGTTGAACTCTGATGCTGCACAG GCTGATAACTATGGAAAAGTATTCTCCCACATGAAGCCGAATAGCATACTTGGGCTTTCCCATGGATTTCTTATTTGGCATTTACAGTCAATAGGACTGGATTTCCCGAAGAATATTAGTGTTATCACTGTGTGTCCCATGGGAATGGGTCCATCTGTGAGGAGGCTTTACGTTCAAGACAAAGAGATCAATGGTGCGGGAATCAATGCCAGTTTTGCAGTCCACAAG GATGTAGATGGTAGAGCTACAGATGTCGCCTTGGGGTGGTCAGTGGCCCTTGGTTCTCCTTTTACATTTGCGACTACATTGGAGCAGGAGTACAAGAGTGACATTTTTGGGGAGCGG GGCATTTTACTTGGTGCTGTTGATGGAATTGTGGAATCATTATTCAGAAGATTCACTGAACATGGAATGAGTGAAGAAATGGCTTACAAGAACACTGTTGAATGCATAACGGGAAGTATATCAAGGACCATCTCAACTCAG GGCATGTTGGCTGTTTACAATTCGTTGTCAGAAGAAGGGAAGAGGGATTTTGAGATTGTGTACAGTGCATCATATTATCCACTTATGGACACCTTGTACGAGTGCTATGAAGATATAGCTTGTGGTAGTGAGATCCGCAGTGTTGTACTAGCCGGACGCCGCTTTTAT GAAAAGGATGGTCTTCCAGCTTTCCGAATGCAGAAGATCGATGAGACAAGAATGTGGGAAGTTGGTCAACGAGTCAGATCAGTACGGCCAGCAGGTGATCTGGGGCCATTGTACCCCTTCACAGCTGGAGTCTATGTGGCGCTAATGATGGCTCAG ATTGAGATCTTAAGAAAGAAAGGCCATTCATATCCTGAGATCATCAATGAGAGTGTGATCGAGTCGGTGGACTCTTTGAGTCCTTTTATGCATGCTCGTGGGCTTTCTTTTATGGATGACAACTGCTCAACAACAACAAGATTGGGATCGGGGAAGTGGGCTCGACGTTTCGATTACATCCTTACTGAACAAGCCTTGGTGGCCGTGGACAATGGTACCCCTGTTGACGGTTCTCTCATTAGCAAGTTCTTATCAGATCATGTGCATGGAGCCATTGAAGCCAATGCCCAGTCTATATGTTCCGAGCAGAATAATGGTGGAATCGCCTCCATCTCAAGATCACTGCCATACGCGGACAGAGTCATTGAAATCCTTAAAATAGCGATTTTATTGGCAATTTTATTTTGctactaa